One stretch of Harmonia axyridis chromosome 1, icHarAxyr1.1, whole genome shotgun sequence DNA includes these proteins:
- the LOC123671200 gene encoding silent chromatin protein ESC1-like isoform X4 codes for MELSRTIETETGEMIVKRVSVPLGLEELMEGLAKEVILKKPKDIYIFAADYFSRLLRLRDSGLYRGNVRSAKLAVRRPFRATVIGHNVLSSSESKDNPKTRQRKTPPQKIEKHTNNTNENRRAIIQNHLRKKQDAETKQKQTQMQDTKPVTVRSKLPTRSRSLSKSSSDKSGENSEKGESDRSSSRKNSSGKGDIIKQTKISPRSRSTSVSSGTRELKEKKRMEAIKEKNSNICGTDKLNKKNITKSSSADVEVIGESESRNIRRSLSVTQDKNGHYEVLYRPTPLPTGQRESTDVVSEESNNSINTNRTPVDESVISDQNKGTDQQSETTPVNDEVKSAIAIQAMWRGRQDRKKIKRQMTGDIENSTILLDKNPSQQEQFDESHPSENNPQDRPASVHKNEHENNESEIGNLIASSEITEESKEASKDLENKLSVSDDEKSIQRLHIETEEKSNEESDIMEGEEGEKISDQHTGDDEKDTHSQVVEDHQEKEKMKLKEGQDIDKNDGKSKTKEQEDEGNEEDKIEKSYHRSDTIEVSSGVTPKKIDVSDRDTLLDINSSAFNEEDSSNLSGSVSLQSKPTIEEEEAKNSQDDNKIVSPDSNATNMENNEEPIESPRENGSQEKSQGIEENTASINDHISIDTYTKETKDDTIGIQKMSSPTQSPKQTYILESQDNNSVAHEEPTIMSGESSLHSVESIARENIENSSNENNNISLHTNMAIPDNSEESKEIESQEKEEQMINTNEKNEAIESSINEHNDNISKDEKEHDIEHRNFSSEVKNEEIEGALPSSEILNQSDDSIEHQSDDKMTSHTAGAIEKTDEKIVDEDCSALEIPLKNEEDIRKTEFKKKRSQSHKVPKSESVEEKGFGNLRKVHSEDYEKSETCTKRSIPSPETVSSVANDEQIGYDTVDHSAPVISDTKLDETSKQEDETDKENNISLDSEQTKSINTNEEKNQRHENETENNCETIETEIKHAENNSNIADKDDNIENVQSENSSESVKELSDRNSTEINVAKNESHEIEDLIVKEKDIENIQSEKPPEALRNSVLKTDESSDKSNTENSPNTSEFDNDESKNNIEKASGEETTEYSEKDASRDSKEGNKLTENISEQIESTENYDNENNMQSKNSSSKTDNADNKVDQPSENDIKSTGELINAQENSPVKLTISELGSAADSPDLSPENDSKSSHESTTDQENNKKSEVSNIGCLSITSDHVDNGANVPVKEESDQKQSEKSDSSNPENSNEENSDEWNGKQKNLESNENNERTENKQSELQRESDVQSSVIDIGPPGESLTMQENSTQLDASGSSASLSSVDEKSGIIDNAIKEEKRERESESVEEGKSENSNSMDKNEDEMLKTGNTAGSTIAEDNSKGKSDILEFSSNHSDSVDGSLQDDGKNEQEKEERVADNSKNNHDISERESVIRIQTIWRGFQARKHLKQLLEQKAKDLDPHNKLTEKLSGDSITDENENLPETKNNNLSGANEMISNDDANNIVTKYANNEGSEASEVQNGGIHTSDEIAAAVEIQSAFRKSRRQRKNSESESISKQDTNKYTSNDKDINKEGKNEIIEDTNEKLENLNDTQPSQSDELRPADAYSNEEIGAAMKIQSSFRKSRKLVKSEEDNKKQSDTSIEKTEVDKKKFQTPENSLEIPHSKEAENFTADEIKAATKIQSTFRKSRKQRSKPKLEDMDLNSDLGKQYLREVLKIQSAWRAYRVRKNIRDVEKKINSMENLSGSHIKKSIHLSDQEILKAVTKIQAGLRGYLTRKHFNNIRDRNEALDGIKEESQSDYSRTNSNSSTDEHLLEILKKVEGAIIPDTVPEVPSNKDSTSNKEHEEGNKNLQSHQAKSDSSEEDTVKHRMKREIAYQNSLSTDCPSQDCKNTTEDQKEIERDNEIPPDQSLKDTNSEDGKNLQLSKEEQEVTADTKLHDDDANSRTIEGDVELEKAIDNPDGISEGVKAVSAVQLKHDSEEKDAPNPNETPETNEIRSTDNKNSSEGNEQQSEKNERNTPPSNEEKNEKIDDISEKPEQKEAVQPLSSLNNMTDHATESHELENTAPENILNDKDDKPSDGNETSESDSVGSHRGTLKKTKAIDNLVELAEQFEGNNESPKEKIDSIEKVDLKDDSENNPAVINIDDVEPGKKLALFEIPDDFEPDSLEVGRTNQNLDTDDAVHNTDGKESRQVSATNSVPSSEVDELTPRSEEPPSTKSVIDVTHPEDTKRQSSTSNEEVNEKSEKSLENQKTDDHISTSFDESSNAKENFHGTTESTNIKNNSTIKSDDSSNDQNNKNKKPTLTDFMKKTLDLEQPSSPYKKIDNIGRDEKPAVSNETDKLLKVPKRSRYESATKIQSIFRGYQARKFVESLRASRDSTQISKNPDISILKGEINNSNEKAAISKISDPEIQESLHGHDESTMKDSNIQGTQTNNVEASGNVNVDGSQVPGQVYVIIVLKT; via the exons TAAAACAAACCAAAATATCTCCAAGAAGCCGATCTACTTCTGTATCATCAGGTACAAGAGAACTCAAAGAGAAGAAGCGGATGGAGGCTATCAAAGAGAAAAATTCCAATATTTGCGGTACAGACAAGCTCAACAAGAAGAATATTACAAAAAGTTCTTCAGCAGATGTTGAAGTTATCGGTGAGTCAGAGAGCAGAAACATCCGACGGAGTCTATCTGTTACTCAAGATAAGAATGGACACTACGAAGTTCTTTATCGCCCTACACCTCTTCCTACAGGTCAAAGAGAAAGCACAGATGTTGTCTCAGAAGAATCTAATAACTCGATTAACACCAATCGAACTCCGGTTGACGAATCAGTAATATCAGACCAAAATAAGGGTACAGATCAGCAATCAGAAACCACTCCTGTAAACGATGAAGTTAAGTCAGCTATTGCAATCCAGGCTATGTGGAGGGGACGAcaagacagaaaaaaaatcaaaaggcAGATGACTGGAGATATTGAAAATAGCACTATTCTATTAGACAAAAACCCAAGTCAACAAGAACAATTCGACGAATCTCACCCTTCCGAAAATAATCCTCAAGATAGACCAGCATCAGTGCACAAAAATGAACACGAAAACAATGAATCTGAAATTGGAAATCTCATTGCCTCAAGTGAAATCACAGAGGAAAGCAAGGAAGCATCTAAGGATCTCGAAAATAAGTTATCTGTTAGTGATGACGAAAAAAGTATACAAAGGTTACATATTGAaactgaagaaaaatcaaatgaagaaTCAGATATAATGGAGGGAGAAGAAGGTGAAAAAATATCAGATCAGCATACAGGGGATGACGAAAAAGACACTCATTCACAAGTAGTTGAAGATcaccaagaaaaagaaaaaatgaaactcAAGGAGGGTCAAGATATCGATAAAAATGATGGAAAGTCAAAGACAAAAGAACAAGAAGATGAAGGtaatgaagaagacaaaatagAAAAGAGTTATCATCGTTCGGACACAATAGAGGTTTCCAGTGGAGTGACCCCAAAGAAAATTGATGTATCTGATAGGGACACATTACTTGACATAAATTCCTCAGCCTTCAATGAAGAAGATAGCAGTAATTTGAGCGGAAGTGTTAGTCTTCAGTCCAAACCTACCATTGAGGAAGAAGAGGCTAAAAACTCTCAAGATGATAACAAAATAGTTTCACCAGATTCAAACGCCACAAATATGGAGAATAATGAAGAACCTATAGAGTCACCTCGAGAAAATGGATCACAGGAAAAATCACAAGGGATTGAAGAAAATACAGCATCAATAAATGATCACATCTCAATTGACACATATACAAAAGAAACAAAAGATGATACAATAGGGATCCAAAAAATGTCCTCTCCTACACAAAGTCCAAAGCAAACTTATATCCTTGAATCTCAAGACAACAATTCTGTAGCAcatgaagaacctaccattatgAGTGGAGAAAGCAGTCTTCACTCCGTAGAAAGTATTGCgagagaaaatattgaaaattcttccaatgagaataataacatttcccTGCATACAAATATGGCAATACCCGATAATTCTGAAGAATCTAAGGAGATAGAATCTcaggaaaaagaagaacaaaTGATTAATACAAACGAGAAAAATGAAGCAATAGAAAGTTCGATTAATGAACACAACGATAATATTTCTAAAGATGAGAAAGAACATGATATAGAGCACAGAAATTTCTCGTCCGaagtgaaaaatgaagaaattgaagGAGCACTGCCATCTTCAGAAATACTGAACCAAAGTGACGATTCCATTGAACACCAATCTGATGATAAGATGACAAGTCATACAGCAGGAgccattgaaaaaactgatgaaaaaattgttgacgaAGACTGTTCTGCGCTTGAGATACCCTTGAAAAATGAAGAGGACATCAGAAAAACAGAATTTAAGAAGAAGAGATCACAATCACATAAAGTTCCAAAATCAGAGAGCGTGGAAGAGAAAGGTTTTGGTAATTTGCGAAAAGTTCACTCCGAGGATTACGAAAAATCAGAAACTTGTACAAAAAGGAGTATACCAAGTCCTGAAACTGTTTCTTCAGTTGCAAATGATGAACAAATTGGATATGATACAGTAGATCATTCAGCTCCTGTAATATCTGATACTAAGCTTGATGAAACTTCAAAACAGGAAGATGAAaccgataaagaaaataatatatctttagaTAGTGAACAAACTAAAAGTATCAATacaaatgaggaaaaaaatcAACGACACgaaaatgaaacagaaaataattGCGAAACAATTGAAACCGAAATTAAACACGCTGAAAATAACTCCAACATAGCAGATAAGGATGATAACATCGAAAACGTCCAATCTGAAAACTCATCCGAAAGTGTTAAAGAACTATCTGATAGAAATTCAACAGAGATAAATGTTGCGAAAAATGAGAGTCATGAAATTGAAGATTTAATTGTGAAGGAGAAAgacattgaaaacattcaatccGAAAAGCCCCCAGAAGCACTTAGAAACTCAGTGCTAAAGACAGATGAGTCATCTGATAAATCAAATACTGAAAATTCTCCAAATACTTCTGAATTTGATAATGATGAAAGtaaaaataatatcgaaaaagcaAGCGGAGAGGAAACAACTGAATATTCGGAAAAGGATGCTTCAAGAGATTCAAAGGAGGGAAATAAATTGACTGAAAACATAAGCGAACAAATAGAATCTACCGAGAAttatgataatgaaaacaatatgCAGTCCAAGAATTCATCGTCAAAAACTGATAATGCAGATAATAAAGTAGATCAGCCATCAGAAAATGATATCAAATCAACAGGGGAATTGATAAATGCTCAAGAAAATTCACCGGTCAAATTAACGATTTCTGAGCTAGGTAGTGCTGCTGATTCTCCTGATCTATCACCTGAAAATGATTCGAAATCATCGCATGAATCAACAACGGAtcaagaaaacaacaaaaaatcggAGGTATCAAATATTGGATGTCTTTCAATAACATCTGACCATGTTGATAATGGTGCAAATGTTCCTGTGAAAGAAGAAAGTGATCAGAAACAATCTGAAAAATCAGATTCATCAAATCCAGAAAATTCGAACGAAGAAAATTCTGACGAGTGGAATGGAAAACAGAAGAATTTGGAatctaatgaaaataatgaacgaactgaaaataaacaatcTGAACTGCAAAGAGAAAGTGATGTTCAGTCCTCTGTAATTGACATCGGACCGCCTGGTGAATCACTGACTATGCAggaaaattcaactcaattgGATGCCTCAGGTTCTAGTGCTTCTTTATCTTCTGTTGATGAGAaatcaggaattattgacaatGCCATAAAAGAAGAAAAGAGAGAAAGAGAATCTGAAAGTGTAGAAGAAGGTAAATCGGAAAATTCGAACAGTATGGATAAAAATGAGGATGAAATGTTAAAAACTGGAAATACTGCTGGTTCAACGATTGCTGAAGACAATTCGAAAGGAAAATCAGATATTTTAGAATTTAGTTCTAATCATTCTGATTCAGTTGATGGGTCCCTTCAGGATGATGGAAAAAATGAGCAGGAGAAAGAAGAAAGAGTTGCAGACAATTCCAAAAATAACCACGACATCTCAGAAAGAGAATCTGTTATCCGTATTCAAACAATCTGGAGGGGTTTCCAAGCAAGAAAACATTTGAAACAACTCTTAGAACAAAAAGCGAAAGACCTGGATCCACATAACAAACTTACGGAGAAACTCTCAGGTGATTCTATTACAGATGAGAACGAAAATCTTCCTGAAACTAAAAACAACAATTTATCTGGTGCAAATGAAATGATCTCAAATGATGATGCAAATAATATTGTGACAAAATATGCAAATAACGAAGGTAGCGAAGCTTCTGAGGTGCAAAATGGCGGAATACACACTAGTGATGAGATTGCAGCTGCTGTTGAAATACAGTCAGCTTTTCGAAAATCTAGAAGACAacgcaaaaattctgaaagtgAAAGTATTTCAAAACAAGATACAAATAAATATACTTCGAACGATAAGGATATAAATAAAGAGGGAAAGAATGAAATTATAGAAGACACAAATGAAAAGTTGGAGAATCTAAACGATACCCAGCCAAGTCAATCGGATGAACTAAGACCAGCAGATGCTTACTCTAACGAAGAAATAGGTGCAGCTATGAAAATTCAATCATCATTCCGCAAATCCAGGAAACTTGTAAAGtctgaagaagataataaaaaacaatCTGATACAAGTATTGAGAAAACAGAAGTAGACAAGAAAAAGTTTCAAACTCCAGAAAACTCACTTGAGATTCCACACAGTAAGGAAGCTGAAAATTTTACTGCTGACGAAATAAAAGCTGCGACGAAAATTCAGTCGACGTTCAGAAAATCTAGGAAACAGCGCTCGAAACCGAAATTAGAAGATATGGATTTGAATTCTGATTTGGGTAAACAATACTTGAGAGAAGTGTTGAAGATACAGTCTGCTTGGCGTGCTTATAGAGTGAGGAAGAACATAAGGGATGTGGAGAAGAAG ATCAACAGCATGGAAAACTTGTCCGGAAGCCATATCAAAAAATCTATACATCTATCGGATCAAGAAATTCTCAAAGCTGTTACCAAAATTCAGGCTGGTTTAAGAGGATACCTGACTCGTAAACACTTCAATAACATTCGCGATCGAAATGAAGCCCTTGATGGAATCAAAGAAGAATCTCAATCCGACTATAGTCGCACCAACTCCAACAGCTCAACCGACGAACATTTACTAGAAATACTCAAGAAAGTAGAAGGTGCAATAATTCCTGACACCGTTCCCGAGGTTCCTTCAAATAAAGACTCGACTTCAAATAAAGAACacgaagaagggaataagaacctaCAATCCCATCAAGCAAAAAGTGATTCGAGTGAAGAGGACACTGTAAAACATAGAATGAAACGTGAAATAGCTTATCAGAATTCATTAAGTACAGATTGTCCATCACAAGATTGCAAAAACACAACTGAAGATCAGAAGGAAATAGAGAGGGATAATGAAATTCCACCTGATCAAAGTTTGAAAGACACCAACTCCGAAGATGGTAAAAACCTGCAACTAtccaaagaagaacaagaagtgACAGCAGATACCAAGCTACATGATGACGATGCAAATTCGAGAACAATAGAAGGAGATGTAGAATTGGAAAAAGCAATCGATAATCCTGATGGTATTTCAGAAGGGGTGAAAGCGGTTTCAGCGGTTCAATTAAAACATGATTCTGAAGAAAAAGACGCTCCAAACCCAAATGAAACTCCCGAAACAAATGAAATACGGTCAACAGACAATAAAAATTCTTCAGAAGGAAACGAACAACAATCGGAAAAAAACGAAAGAAATACACCTCCATCCAATgaagagaaaaatgaaaaaattgatgacaTTTCAGAGAAACCTGAACAGAAAGAGGCTGTTCAACCTTTGAGTTCTTTGAATAATATGACTGATCATGCAACAGAAAGTCATGAACTCGAAAATACAGCTCCtgaaaatattctaaatgaCAAAGATGATAAGCCTTCGGACGGTAATGAAACTTCAGAAAGTGATTCAGTGGGTTCTCATAGAGGAACTCTGAAAAAAACTAAAGCAATAGATAATTTGGTTGAGTTGGCAGAACAATTCGAAGGCAACAATGAATCACCAAAagaaaaaatcgatagtatagAAAAAGTTGATTTGAAAGATGACTCAGAGAATAATCCCGCTGTTATCAATATTGATGATGTGGAACCTGGAAAAAAATTggctttatttgaaatcccTGATGATTTTGAACCAGATTCGTTGGAGGTTGGGAGAACCAACCAAAACCTTGATACTGATGATGCTGTACATAACACAGATGGAAAAGAATCTAGACAAGTCTCAGCAACAAATTCTGTTCCATCTTCAGAAGTTGATGAGCTCACGCCAAGATCTGAGGAACCACCATCAACGAAATCAGTAATTGATGTAACTCATCCAGAGGACACAAAAAGACAATCTAGTACTTCCAATGAAGAAGTGAATGAGAAAAGTGAAAAATCTCTTGAGAATCAGAAAACAGATGATCATATCAGCACTTCATTCGATGAAAGTAGCAACGCCAAGGAGAATTTCCACGGCACCACTGAATctacaaatataaaaaacaacagCACAATAAAATCAGATGATTCTTCGAATGAccaaaataataagaataagaaaccaactcttactGATTTTATGAAGAAAACTCTGGACTTGGAGCAACCTTCTTCTccctataaaaaaattgataatattgggAGAGATGAAAAACCTGCAGTATCAAATGAAACTGATAAACTATTAAAGGTTCCGAAACGTAGTAGATATGAATCCGCAACTAAAATACAGAGCATATTCCGTGGTTATCAAGCAAGAAAATTCGTTGAGAGTCTCAGAGCTTCACGAGATTCGACACAAATAAGTAAAAATCCTGATATTTCAATTCTAAAaggagaaataaataattcgaaTGAAAAAGCTGCAATCTCTAAAATTTcgg acCCTGAAATACAAGAATCACTGCATGGACATGACGAAAGTACGATGAAAGATTCGAATATACAAGGAACCCAAACAAATAATGTTGAGGCTAGTGGTAATGTTAACGTGGATGGATCACAAGTTCCAGGTCAAGTATATGTCATAATA GTGTTGAAAACTTGA